TTGAACTATTTTAATAACAGGAGCACCAATGCTTCCGCGGAATCCTTTAATGCTAAAATTAAAGAGTTCAGGACGATGTTTAGAGGCGTAAGAGATGTTAAGTTTTTCTTGTTTAGACTAACAAAATTATATGCCTAATTTATCTCACTCCCCAAGAATATTCCTTGATCCCAGAATATCCCCAATTCTAATCGAGCGTTTGCTATTGCGAAAGAGTTTTTAGAATGAAGTTCACTTTTAAGTTTCCCATTTAAAACAACAAAAGCTTTATCAATAGTATCTAAACTACGATAATACCCTATTTCCTCTTGTGAGAAAATAGAACTTGTATAGCCTAATGAAAAAACTAAAAAGAAAATTATATTATTAAGCACTGTTGCGAGGATAAAAGTAATCTTGAAAAGTACTCGAATAGCATATCTTAAAGCTTATGGAACTATTATGTTATCGTAAAGTTTTATGACAACGCAAAAACCCTTTATCGCTAATAAAAGCAATAAAGGGTATTTATTTTGTATAAAGAAATTATCTCTTAAGCTTCAAAAGGCTCAATTGAAACGAAAGATTTTCCTCCCGCTTTCTTTTGGAATTTCACGATACCATCTACACGAGCGTGTAAAGTATGATCTTTTCCTGCGTATACATTATCACCTGGATTGTGTCTTGTTCCACGCTGTCTAACAAGTATGTTACCAGCAATAGCAGCTTGACCACCAAAAATCTTAACACCTAAACGTTTTGATTCTGATTCTCTACCGTTTTTAGAACTACCTACACCTTTCTTATGTGCCATTTTGTTACGGTTTTATTTTGTTAAAATTATGCTGGTTTCCCACCATCTAATTCATCTTGCCATTTTTTCAACTCATCCCATTTACCTTCAGCAGCTAATTTAGCTTGTGCAGGCCATGTATCAGTTACGTGGTTTCCACGAACGTCAGCGATGATTTCACCAATTTTTGCAGCATCAGTTTTTGCTAATTCAGCAAAAGTTGATATTCCTGCAGCGATTA
This genomic stretch from Cellulophaga algicola DSM 14237 harbors:
- the rpmA gene encoding 50S ribosomal protein L27 encodes the protein MAHKKGVGSSKNGRESESKRLGVKIFGGQAAIAGNILVRQRGTRHNPGDNVYAGKDHTLHARVDGIVKFQKKAGGKSFVSIEPFEA